Proteins from a single region of Nerophis lumbriciformis linkage group LG36, RoL_Nlum_v2.1, whole genome shotgun sequence:
- the LOC133577060 gene encoding catenin delta-1-like isoform X5, producing MVDPAHSTLDESYTPEDDSHEAHSVFSEEGTTRRPDNGLKKPISRTVMPTDSMSIDGGMSMGGYSATLDRPYRHMGGGDYPTATVPRNYHYSPVGAYDDYRAGPPSEAYTSLSRGSHMDERYRPVDGYRTLDSGYRAPSRQQMDPYAAQPQVGRGMRAMGSAMEMRYNHGHYGLEDDQRSVGYDDYGMGPPPMHPGGYGTMPRLGHGPGGMDRRRLRSCEDTLDSDMGGVDPYTWVVPMTMERGSMASLDSTLRKGPPASWRQPELPEVIAMLNYRLDPVKTNAAAFLQHLTFKNDKVKSEVRRLKGIPALVSLLDHPSKDVHHSACGALKNISYGRDQDNKIAIKNCDGVPALIRLLRKTRDQDLTDTITGTLWNLSSHDSVKMEIVDHALHALADEVIVPHSGWERGSNGGEESCKPRHLEWETALTNTAGCLRNVSSERSEARRKLRECTGLVDSLMYIVQSQINRKDVDNKLVENCMCLLRNLSYQVHREVPSCDRYAESAPINQGPAPGSNKGGCFGSRKGKDEWFSKGKKEGDDGSADQVDIPKRTTPAKGYELLFQPEVVRLYTSLLRESKNPSVLEAAAGAIQNLCAGRWTFGRYIRATVRLEKGLPMMAELLAHSNDRVVRAMSGALRNLAIDNRNCELLGLHAVPHLVANLPGGQTGRALSEETVVSVLSTLAEVLGSSLEAAKTLRASQGIERLVLVNKNGKRSDREVRAAGQVLQLVWAHKELRRPLEKDGWKKSDFQINLNSITANGPSTRVNGTYGETTTPLLDRGEKRNMIPLNDLGSEAYSTLDQRERRHTLDDTTDTLPRGVYGGRKGSLPLLDSYDEKLIVCITQTGPSLPGY from the exons ATGGTGGACCCAGCACACAGCACTCTAGATGAGAGCTACACACCAGAGGATGACTCCCATGAAGCACACTCAGTTTTTTCTGAAGAAGGAACCACACGACGGCCGGACAATGGG CTGAAGAAGCCAATCTCACGCACAGTCATGCCGACAGACTCCATGTCCATTGACGGCGGCATGTCTATGGGTGGCTACAGCGCCACACTGGACCGTCCATATAGGCACATGGGAGGAGGAGACTACCCCACTGCCACGGTGCCCAGAAACTACCACTACAGCCCTGTAGGGGCTTACGATGACTACAGGGCAGGACCACCATCAGAGGCATACACAAGCTTAAGCCGGGGCTCACACATGGATGAACGCTACAG GCCAGTTGATGGCTACAGAACTCTGGATTCTGGTTATCGGGCCCCAAGCCGCCAGCAGATGGACCCCTATGCGGCACAGCCCCAGGTGGGCAGGGGAATGAGGGCCATGGGCTCTGCAATGGAGATGCGATACAACCATGGTCATTACGGTCTGGAAGATGACCAGCGCAGTGTGGGATATGACGACTACGGCATGGGGCCTCCACCCATGCACCCCGGCGGTTATGGCACCATGCCACGGCTGGGACATGGCCCTGGTGGTATGGATAGACGACGACTCAG AAGTTGTGAAGATACTCTGGATAGTGATATGGGGGGAGTTGACCCATATACATGGGTTGTTCCCATGACCATGGAGCGAGGAAGCATGGCTTCATTAGACAGCACCCTAAGGAAAGGTCCTCCTGCCTCATGGCGACAACCAGAGCTGCCTGAGGTGATTGCCATGTTGAACTACCGCTTGGATCCTGTCAAAACCAACGCAGCTGCCTTCCTCCAGCATCTCACGTTCAAAAATGACAAG GTTAAATCAGAGGTGCGCCGCCTAAAGGGTATACCCGCCTTAGTGTCGCTGCTGGACCACCCCAGCAAAGACGTGCACCACTCGGCCTGCGGGGCACTAAAGAATATCTCATATGGACGAGACCAAGACAACAAGATTGCCATCAAGAACTGTGATGGTGTGCCAGCTCTTATTCGATTGCTGAGGAAGACCCGTGACCAGGACCTCACGGACACTATCACCG GCACACTGTGGAACCTTTCATCCCACGACTCCGTCAAGATGGAGATCGTGGACCACGCCCTGCACGCTCTGGCAGACGAGGTGATAGTGCCTCACTCGGGCTGGGAGCGCGGGAGCAACGGAGGAGAGGAAAGCTGCAAACCACGCCATCTGGAGTGGGAAACCGCTTTGACCAACACTGCTGGCTGCCTGAG GAATGTGAGTTCAGAGCGCAGCGAGGCACGGCGGAAGCTAAGAGAGTGCACAGGATTAGTCGATTCGCTGATGTACATTGTTCAGTCACAGATCAACCGCAAAGATGTGGACAATAAG TTGGTGGAGAACTGCATGTGCCTCTTAAGAAATCTGTCCTATCAAGTTCACCGTGAGGTCCCCAGCTGTGATCGCTACGCTGAAAGCGCGCCGATCAACCAGGGACCTGCACCTGGATCCAACAAGGGTGGCTGCTTTGGCTCTCGGAAGGGCAAAG ATGAATGGTTTTCCAAAG GAAAGAAAGAAGGCGATGATGGAAGTGCAGACCAGGTTGACATTCCAAAGAGGACAACGCCTGCCAAAG GTTATGAGCTGCTGTTCCAACCAGAAGTTGTTCGACTTTACACATCGCTGCTAAGAGAGAGCAAGAACCCCTCAGTACTGGAAGCTGCTGCCGGGGCCATCCAGAACCTGTGTGCAGGCCGATGGACT TTTGGCCGTTACATCCGCGCTACTGTGCGTCTAGAGAAGGGTCTCCCTATGATGGCTGAACTGCTGGCTCACAGCAATGATCGTGTGGTGAGGGCAATGTCCGGAGCCCTAAGAAACCTCGCCATCGACAACCGGAACTGTGAACTTCTTG GTTTGCATGCGGTGCCCCACCTTGTAGCAAATCTTCCCGGAGGCCAAACTGGGCGTGCTCTATCAGAGGAGACTGTGGTGTCAGTACTAAGCACCCTGGCTGAGGTGCTAGGCAGCAGTTTGGAGGCGGCAAAGACCCTCAGGGCCTCGCAGGGCATCGAAAGACTTGTGCTTGTTAATAAAAACGG CAAGCGCTCTGATCGTGAGGTTCGAGCGGCAGGTCAGGTGCTGCAGCTGGTCTGGGCCCACAAGGAGCTGCGTCGGCCTCTTGAGAAAGACGGTTGGAAGAAGTCGGACTTCCAGATCAACCTGAACTCCATCACAGCCAACGGCCCGAGCACTCGAGTCAACGGCACCTATGGAGAGACCACCACGCCACTGCTGGACAGAG GAGAGAAGCGAAACATGATTCCACTTAATGACCTCGGCTCTG AGGCTTACTCAACACTGGACCAGAGGGAGAGGAGACACACTCTCGACGACACGACAGACActttaccg AGAGGGGTGTATGGGGGAAGAAAGGGCTCCCTGCCTCTGTTGGACTCCTATGATG AAAAACTGATCGTGTGCATCACCCAGACTGGGCCATCCCTGCCCGGCTACTAA
- the LOC133577060 gene encoding catenin delta-1-like isoform X1, producing MEQCESAAALLESVREQEVQFEQLTRALEDERRRVGLPATSPSTLGRSLPHTQNGRLGDADIERLKLTDSYLNGTQYRMVDPAHSTLDESYTPEDDSHEAHSVFSEEGTTRRPDNGLKKPISRTVMPTDSMSIDGGMSMGGYSATLDRPYRHMGGGDYPTATVPRNYHYSPVGAYDDYRAGPPSEAYTSLSRGSHMDERYRPVDGYRTLDSGYRAPSRQQMDPYAAQPQVGRGMRAMGSAMEMRYNHGHYGLEDDQRSVGYDDYGMGPPPMHPGGYGTMPRLGHGPGGMDRRRLRSCEDTLDSDMGGVDPYTWVVPMTMERGSMASLDSTLRKGPPASWRQPELPEVIAMLNYRLDPVKTNAAAFLQHLTFKNDKVKSEVRRLKGIPALVSLLDHPSKDVHHSACGALKNISYGRDQDNKIAIKNCDGVPALIRLLRKTRDQDLTDTITGTLWNLSSHDSVKMEIVDHALHALADEVIVPHSGWERGSNGGEESCKPRHLEWETALTNTAGCLRNVSSERSEARRKLRECTGLVDSLMYIVQSQINRKDVDNKLVENCMCLLRNLSYQVHREVPSCDRYAESAPINQGPAPGSNKGGCFGSRKGKDEWFSKGKKEGDDGSADQVDIPKRTTPAKGYELLFQPEVVRLYTSLLRESKNPSVLEAAAGAIQNLCAGRWTFGRYIRATVRLEKGLPMMAELLAHSNDRVVRAMSGALRNLAIDNRNCELLGLHAVPHLVANLPGGQTGRALSEETVVSVLSTLAEVLGSSLEAAKTLRASQGIERLVLVNKNGKRSDREVRAAGQVLQLVWAHKELRRPLEKDGWKKSDFQINLNSITANGPSTRVNGTYGETTTPLLDRGEKRNMIPLNDLGSEAYSTLDQRERRHTLDDTTDTLPRGVYGGRKGSLPLLDSYDEKLIVCITQTGPSLPGY from the exons ATGGAGCAGTGTGAGAGCGCAGCAGCTCTGCTGGAGTCGGTAAGGGAGCAGGAGGTGCAGTTTGAACAGCTGACTCGGGCGTTGGAAGATGAGAGGAGGAGAGTGGGCCTCCCTGCCACCAGCCCTTCAACGCTGGGTCGCTCCCTCCCTCACACACAG AACGGGCGTTTAGGGGATGCAGACATAGAACGACTGAAATTGACAGACTCCTACCTTAACGGCACACAG TACAGGATGGTGGACCCAGCACACAGCACTCTAGATGAGAGCTACACACCAGAGGATGACTCCCATGAAGCACACTCAGTTTTTTCTGAAGAAGGAACCACACGACGGCCGGACAATGGG CTGAAGAAGCCAATCTCACGCACAGTCATGCCGACAGACTCCATGTCCATTGACGGCGGCATGTCTATGGGTGGCTACAGCGCCACACTGGACCGTCCATATAGGCACATGGGAGGAGGAGACTACCCCACTGCCACGGTGCCCAGAAACTACCACTACAGCCCTGTAGGGGCTTACGATGACTACAGGGCAGGACCACCATCAGAGGCATACACAAGCTTAAGCCGGGGCTCACACATGGATGAACGCTACAG GCCAGTTGATGGCTACAGAACTCTGGATTCTGGTTATCGGGCCCCAAGCCGCCAGCAGATGGACCCCTATGCGGCACAGCCCCAGGTGGGCAGGGGAATGAGGGCCATGGGCTCTGCAATGGAGATGCGATACAACCATGGTCATTACGGTCTGGAAGATGACCAGCGCAGTGTGGGATATGACGACTACGGCATGGGGCCTCCACCCATGCACCCCGGCGGTTATGGCACCATGCCACGGCTGGGACATGGCCCTGGTGGTATGGATAGACGACGACTCAG AAGTTGTGAAGATACTCTGGATAGTGATATGGGGGGAGTTGACCCATATACATGGGTTGTTCCCATGACCATGGAGCGAGGAAGCATGGCTTCATTAGACAGCACCCTAAGGAAAGGTCCTCCTGCCTCATGGCGACAACCAGAGCTGCCTGAGGTGATTGCCATGTTGAACTACCGCTTGGATCCTGTCAAAACCAACGCAGCTGCCTTCCTCCAGCATCTCACGTTCAAAAATGACAAG GTTAAATCAGAGGTGCGCCGCCTAAAGGGTATACCCGCCTTAGTGTCGCTGCTGGACCACCCCAGCAAAGACGTGCACCACTCGGCCTGCGGGGCACTAAAGAATATCTCATATGGACGAGACCAAGACAACAAGATTGCCATCAAGAACTGTGATGGTGTGCCAGCTCTTATTCGATTGCTGAGGAAGACCCGTGACCAGGACCTCACGGACACTATCACCG GCACACTGTGGAACCTTTCATCCCACGACTCCGTCAAGATGGAGATCGTGGACCACGCCCTGCACGCTCTGGCAGACGAGGTGATAGTGCCTCACTCGGGCTGGGAGCGCGGGAGCAACGGAGGAGAGGAAAGCTGCAAACCACGCCATCTGGAGTGGGAAACCGCTTTGACCAACACTGCTGGCTGCCTGAG GAATGTGAGTTCAGAGCGCAGCGAGGCACGGCGGAAGCTAAGAGAGTGCACAGGATTAGTCGATTCGCTGATGTACATTGTTCAGTCACAGATCAACCGCAAAGATGTGGACAATAAG TTGGTGGAGAACTGCATGTGCCTCTTAAGAAATCTGTCCTATCAAGTTCACCGTGAGGTCCCCAGCTGTGATCGCTACGCTGAAAGCGCGCCGATCAACCAGGGACCTGCACCTGGATCCAACAAGGGTGGCTGCTTTGGCTCTCGGAAGGGCAAAG ATGAATGGTTTTCCAAAG GAAAGAAAGAAGGCGATGATGGAAGTGCAGACCAGGTTGACATTCCAAAGAGGACAACGCCTGCCAAAG GTTATGAGCTGCTGTTCCAACCAGAAGTTGTTCGACTTTACACATCGCTGCTAAGAGAGAGCAAGAACCCCTCAGTACTGGAAGCTGCTGCCGGGGCCATCCAGAACCTGTGTGCAGGCCGATGGACT TTTGGCCGTTACATCCGCGCTACTGTGCGTCTAGAGAAGGGTCTCCCTATGATGGCTGAACTGCTGGCTCACAGCAATGATCGTGTGGTGAGGGCAATGTCCGGAGCCCTAAGAAACCTCGCCATCGACAACCGGAACTGTGAACTTCTTG GTTTGCATGCGGTGCCCCACCTTGTAGCAAATCTTCCCGGAGGCCAAACTGGGCGTGCTCTATCAGAGGAGACTGTGGTGTCAGTACTAAGCACCCTGGCTGAGGTGCTAGGCAGCAGTTTGGAGGCGGCAAAGACCCTCAGGGCCTCGCAGGGCATCGAAAGACTTGTGCTTGTTAATAAAAACGG CAAGCGCTCTGATCGTGAGGTTCGAGCGGCAGGTCAGGTGCTGCAGCTGGTCTGGGCCCACAAGGAGCTGCGTCGGCCTCTTGAGAAAGACGGTTGGAAGAAGTCGGACTTCCAGATCAACCTGAACTCCATCACAGCCAACGGCCCGAGCACTCGAGTCAACGGCACCTATGGAGAGACCACCACGCCACTGCTGGACAGAG GAGAGAAGCGAAACATGATTCCACTTAATGACCTCGGCTCTG AGGCTTACTCAACACTGGACCAGAGGGAGAGGAGACACACTCTCGACGACACGACAGACActttaccg AGAGGGGTGTATGGGGGAAGAAAGGGCTCCCTGCCTCTGTTGGACTCCTATGATG AAAAACTGATCGTGTGCATCACCCAGACTGGGCCATCCCTGCCCGGCTACTAA
- the LOC133577060 gene encoding catenin delta-1-like isoform X2, with protein MEQCESAAALLESVREQEVQFEQLTRALEDERRRVGLPATSPSTLGRSLPHTQNGRLGDADIERLKLTDSYLNGTQYRMVDPAHSTLDESYTPEDDSHEAHSVFSEEGTTRRPDNGLKKPISRTVMPTDSMSIDGGMSMGGYSATLDRPYRHMGGGDYPTATVPRNYHYSPVGAYDDYRAGPPSEAYTSLSRGSHMDERYRPVDGYRTLDSGYRAPSRQQMDPYAAQPQVGRGMRAMGSAMEMRYNHGHYGLEDDQRSVGYDDYGMGPPPMHPGGYGTMPRLGHGPGGMDRRRLRSCEDTLDSDMGGVDPYTWVVPMTMERGSMASLDSTLRKGPPASWRQPELPEVIAMLNYRLDPVKTNAAAFLQHLTFKNDKVKSEVRRLKGIPALVSLLDHPSKDVHHSACGALKNISYGRDQDNKIAIKNCDGVPALIRLLRKTRDQDLTDTITGTLWNLSSHDSVKMEIVDHALHALADEVIVPHSGWERGSNGGEESCKPRHLEWETALTNTAGCLRNVSSERSEARRKLRECTGLVDSLMYIVQSQINRKDVDNKLVENCMCLLRNLSYQVHREVPSCDRYAESAPINQGPAPGSNKGGCFGSRKGKGKKEGDDGSADQVDIPKRTTPAKGYELLFQPEVVRLYTSLLRESKNPSVLEAAAGAIQNLCAGRWTFGRYIRATVRLEKGLPMMAELLAHSNDRVVRAMSGALRNLAIDNRNCELLGLHAVPHLVANLPGGQTGRALSEETVVSVLSTLAEVLGSSLEAAKTLRASQGIERLVLVNKNGKRSDREVRAAGQVLQLVWAHKELRRPLEKDGWKKSDFQINLNSITANGPSTRVNGTYGETTTPLLDRGEKRNMIPLNDLGSEAYSTLDQRERRHTLDDTTDTLPRGVYGGRKGSLPLLDSYDEKLIVCITQTGPSLPGY; from the exons ATGGAGCAGTGTGAGAGCGCAGCAGCTCTGCTGGAGTCGGTAAGGGAGCAGGAGGTGCAGTTTGAACAGCTGACTCGGGCGTTGGAAGATGAGAGGAGGAGAGTGGGCCTCCCTGCCACCAGCCCTTCAACGCTGGGTCGCTCCCTCCCTCACACACAG AACGGGCGTTTAGGGGATGCAGACATAGAACGACTGAAATTGACAGACTCCTACCTTAACGGCACACAG TACAGGATGGTGGACCCAGCACACAGCACTCTAGATGAGAGCTACACACCAGAGGATGACTCCCATGAAGCACACTCAGTTTTTTCTGAAGAAGGAACCACACGACGGCCGGACAATGGG CTGAAGAAGCCAATCTCACGCACAGTCATGCCGACAGACTCCATGTCCATTGACGGCGGCATGTCTATGGGTGGCTACAGCGCCACACTGGACCGTCCATATAGGCACATGGGAGGAGGAGACTACCCCACTGCCACGGTGCCCAGAAACTACCACTACAGCCCTGTAGGGGCTTACGATGACTACAGGGCAGGACCACCATCAGAGGCATACACAAGCTTAAGCCGGGGCTCACACATGGATGAACGCTACAG GCCAGTTGATGGCTACAGAACTCTGGATTCTGGTTATCGGGCCCCAAGCCGCCAGCAGATGGACCCCTATGCGGCACAGCCCCAGGTGGGCAGGGGAATGAGGGCCATGGGCTCTGCAATGGAGATGCGATACAACCATGGTCATTACGGTCTGGAAGATGACCAGCGCAGTGTGGGATATGACGACTACGGCATGGGGCCTCCACCCATGCACCCCGGCGGTTATGGCACCATGCCACGGCTGGGACATGGCCCTGGTGGTATGGATAGACGACGACTCAG AAGTTGTGAAGATACTCTGGATAGTGATATGGGGGGAGTTGACCCATATACATGGGTTGTTCCCATGACCATGGAGCGAGGAAGCATGGCTTCATTAGACAGCACCCTAAGGAAAGGTCCTCCTGCCTCATGGCGACAACCAGAGCTGCCTGAGGTGATTGCCATGTTGAACTACCGCTTGGATCCTGTCAAAACCAACGCAGCTGCCTTCCTCCAGCATCTCACGTTCAAAAATGACAAG GTTAAATCAGAGGTGCGCCGCCTAAAGGGTATACCCGCCTTAGTGTCGCTGCTGGACCACCCCAGCAAAGACGTGCACCACTCGGCCTGCGGGGCACTAAAGAATATCTCATATGGACGAGACCAAGACAACAAGATTGCCATCAAGAACTGTGATGGTGTGCCAGCTCTTATTCGATTGCTGAGGAAGACCCGTGACCAGGACCTCACGGACACTATCACCG GCACACTGTGGAACCTTTCATCCCACGACTCCGTCAAGATGGAGATCGTGGACCACGCCCTGCACGCTCTGGCAGACGAGGTGATAGTGCCTCACTCGGGCTGGGAGCGCGGGAGCAACGGAGGAGAGGAAAGCTGCAAACCACGCCATCTGGAGTGGGAAACCGCTTTGACCAACACTGCTGGCTGCCTGAG GAATGTGAGTTCAGAGCGCAGCGAGGCACGGCGGAAGCTAAGAGAGTGCACAGGATTAGTCGATTCGCTGATGTACATTGTTCAGTCACAGATCAACCGCAAAGATGTGGACAATAAG TTGGTGGAGAACTGCATGTGCCTCTTAAGAAATCTGTCCTATCAAGTTCACCGTGAGGTCCCCAGCTGTGATCGCTACGCTGAAAGCGCGCCGATCAACCAGGGACCTGCACCTGGATCCAACAAGGGTGGCTGCTTTGGCTCTCGGAAGGGCAAAG GAAAGAAAGAAGGCGATGATGGAAGTGCAGACCAGGTTGACATTCCAAAGAGGACAACGCCTGCCAAAG GTTATGAGCTGCTGTTCCAACCAGAAGTTGTTCGACTTTACACATCGCTGCTAAGAGAGAGCAAGAACCCCTCAGTACTGGAAGCTGCTGCCGGGGCCATCCAGAACCTGTGTGCAGGCCGATGGACT TTTGGCCGTTACATCCGCGCTACTGTGCGTCTAGAGAAGGGTCTCCCTATGATGGCTGAACTGCTGGCTCACAGCAATGATCGTGTGGTGAGGGCAATGTCCGGAGCCCTAAGAAACCTCGCCATCGACAACCGGAACTGTGAACTTCTTG GTTTGCATGCGGTGCCCCACCTTGTAGCAAATCTTCCCGGAGGCCAAACTGGGCGTGCTCTATCAGAGGAGACTGTGGTGTCAGTACTAAGCACCCTGGCTGAGGTGCTAGGCAGCAGTTTGGAGGCGGCAAAGACCCTCAGGGCCTCGCAGGGCATCGAAAGACTTGTGCTTGTTAATAAAAACGG CAAGCGCTCTGATCGTGAGGTTCGAGCGGCAGGTCAGGTGCTGCAGCTGGTCTGGGCCCACAAGGAGCTGCGTCGGCCTCTTGAGAAAGACGGTTGGAAGAAGTCGGACTTCCAGATCAACCTGAACTCCATCACAGCCAACGGCCCGAGCACTCGAGTCAACGGCACCTATGGAGAGACCACCACGCCACTGCTGGACAGAG GAGAGAAGCGAAACATGATTCCACTTAATGACCTCGGCTCTG AGGCTTACTCAACACTGGACCAGAGGGAGAGGAGACACACTCTCGACGACACGACAGACActttaccg AGAGGGGTGTATGGGGGAAGAAAGGGCTCCCTGCCTCTGTTGGACTCCTATGATG AAAAACTGATCGTGTGCATCACCCAGACTGGGCCATCCCTGCCCGGCTACTAA
- the LOC133577060 gene encoding catenin delta-1-like isoform X4 → MEQCESAAALLESVREQEVQFEQLTRALEDERRRVGLPATSPSTLGRSLPHTQNGRLGDADIERLKLTDSYLNGTQYRMVDPAHSTLDESYTPEDDSHEAHSVFSEEGTTRRPDNGLKKPISRTVMPTDSMSIDGGMSMGGYSATLDRPYRHMGGGDYPTATVPRNYHYSPVGAYDDYRAGPPSEAYTSLSRGSHMDERYRPVDGYRTLDSGYRAPSRQQMDPYAAQPQVGRGMRAMGSAMEMRYNHGHYGLEDDQRSVGYDDYGMGPPPMHPGGYGTMPRLGHGPGGMDRRRLRSCEDTLDSDMGGVDPYTWVVPMTMERGSMASLDSTLRKGPPASWRQPELPEVIAMLNYRLDPVKTNAAAFLQHLTFKNDKVKSEVRRLKGIPALVSLLDHPSKDVHHSACGALKNISYGRDQDNKIAIKNCDGVPALIRLLRKTRDQDLTDTITGTLWNLSSHDSVKMEIVDHALHALADEVIVPHSGWERGSNGGEESCKPRHLEWETALTNTAGCLRNVSSERSEARRKLRECTGLVDSLMYIVQSQINRKDVDNKLVENCMCLLRNLSYQVHREVPSCDRYAESAPINQGPAPGSNKGGCFGSRKGKDEWFSKGKKEGDDGSADQVDIPKRTTPAKGYELLFQPEVVRLYTSLLRESKNPSVLEAAAGAIQNLCAGRWTFGRYIRATVRLEKGLPMMAELLAHSNDRVVRAMSGALRNLAIDNRNCELLGLHAVPHLVANLPGGQTGRALSEETVVSVLSTLAEVLGSSLEAAKTLRASQGIERLVLVNKNGKRSDREVRAAGQVLQLVWAHKELRRPLEKDGWKKSDFQINLNSITANGPSTRVNGTYGETTTPLLDRGEKRNMIPLNDLGSEAYSTLDQRERRHTLDDTTDTLPKN, encoded by the exons ATGGAGCAGTGTGAGAGCGCAGCAGCTCTGCTGGAGTCGGTAAGGGAGCAGGAGGTGCAGTTTGAACAGCTGACTCGGGCGTTGGAAGATGAGAGGAGGAGAGTGGGCCTCCCTGCCACCAGCCCTTCAACGCTGGGTCGCTCCCTCCCTCACACACAG AACGGGCGTTTAGGGGATGCAGACATAGAACGACTGAAATTGACAGACTCCTACCTTAACGGCACACAG TACAGGATGGTGGACCCAGCACACAGCACTCTAGATGAGAGCTACACACCAGAGGATGACTCCCATGAAGCACACTCAGTTTTTTCTGAAGAAGGAACCACACGACGGCCGGACAATGGG CTGAAGAAGCCAATCTCACGCACAGTCATGCCGACAGACTCCATGTCCATTGACGGCGGCATGTCTATGGGTGGCTACAGCGCCACACTGGACCGTCCATATAGGCACATGGGAGGAGGAGACTACCCCACTGCCACGGTGCCCAGAAACTACCACTACAGCCCTGTAGGGGCTTACGATGACTACAGGGCAGGACCACCATCAGAGGCATACACAAGCTTAAGCCGGGGCTCACACATGGATGAACGCTACAG GCCAGTTGATGGCTACAGAACTCTGGATTCTGGTTATCGGGCCCCAAGCCGCCAGCAGATGGACCCCTATGCGGCACAGCCCCAGGTGGGCAGGGGAATGAGGGCCATGGGCTCTGCAATGGAGATGCGATACAACCATGGTCATTACGGTCTGGAAGATGACCAGCGCAGTGTGGGATATGACGACTACGGCATGGGGCCTCCACCCATGCACCCCGGCGGTTATGGCACCATGCCACGGCTGGGACATGGCCCTGGTGGTATGGATAGACGACGACTCAG AAGTTGTGAAGATACTCTGGATAGTGATATGGGGGGAGTTGACCCATATACATGGGTTGTTCCCATGACCATGGAGCGAGGAAGCATGGCTTCATTAGACAGCACCCTAAGGAAAGGTCCTCCTGCCTCATGGCGACAACCAGAGCTGCCTGAGGTGATTGCCATGTTGAACTACCGCTTGGATCCTGTCAAAACCAACGCAGCTGCCTTCCTCCAGCATCTCACGTTCAAAAATGACAAG GTTAAATCAGAGGTGCGCCGCCTAAAGGGTATACCCGCCTTAGTGTCGCTGCTGGACCACCCCAGCAAAGACGTGCACCACTCGGCCTGCGGGGCACTAAAGAATATCTCATATGGACGAGACCAAGACAACAAGATTGCCATCAAGAACTGTGATGGTGTGCCAGCTCTTATTCGATTGCTGAGGAAGACCCGTGACCAGGACCTCACGGACACTATCACCG GCACACTGTGGAACCTTTCATCCCACGACTCCGTCAAGATGGAGATCGTGGACCACGCCCTGCACGCTCTGGCAGACGAGGTGATAGTGCCTCACTCGGGCTGGGAGCGCGGGAGCAACGGAGGAGAGGAAAGCTGCAAACCACGCCATCTGGAGTGGGAAACCGCTTTGACCAACACTGCTGGCTGCCTGAG GAATGTGAGTTCAGAGCGCAGCGAGGCACGGCGGAAGCTAAGAGAGTGCACAGGATTAGTCGATTCGCTGATGTACATTGTTCAGTCACAGATCAACCGCAAAGATGTGGACAATAAG TTGGTGGAGAACTGCATGTGCCTCTTAAGAAATCTGTCCTATCAAGTTCACCGTGAGGTCCCCAGCTGTGATCGCTACGCTGAAAGCGCGCCGATCAACCAGGGACCTGCACCTGGATCCAACAAGGGTGGCTGCTTTGGCTCTCGGAAGGGCAAAG ATGAATGGTTTTCCAAAG GAAAGAAAGAAGGCGATGATGGAAGTGCAGACCAGGTTGACATTCCAAAGAGGACAACGCCTGCCAAAG GTTATGAGCTGCTGTTCCAACCAGAAGTTGTTCGACTTTACACATCGCTGCTAAGAGAGAGCAAGAACCCCTCAGTACTGGAAGCTGCTGCCGGGGCCATCCAGAACCTGTGTGCAGGCCGATGGACT TTTGGCCGTTACATCCGCGCTACTGTGCGTCTAGAGAAGGGTCTCCCTATGATGGCTGAACTGCTGGCTCACAGCAATGATCGTGTGGTGAGGGCAATGTCCGGAGCCCTAAGAAACCTCGCCATCGACAACCGGAACTGTGAACTTCTTG GTTTGCATGCGGTGCCCCACCTTGTAGCAAATCTTCCCGGAGGCCAAACTGGGCGTGCTCTATCAGAGGAGACTGTGGTGTCAGTACTAAGCACCCTGGCTGAGGTGCTAGGCAGCAGTTTGGAGGCGGCAAAGACCCTCAGGGCCTCGCAGGGCATCGAAAGACTTGTGCTTGTTAATAAAAACGG CAAGCGCTCTGATCGTGAGGTTCGAGCGGCAGGTCAGGTGCTGCAGCTGGTCTGGGCCCACAAGGAGCTGCGTCGGCCTCTTGAGAAAGACGGTTGGAAGAAGTCGGACTTCCAGATCAACCTGAACTCCATCACAGCCAACGGCCCGAGCACTCGAGTCAACGGCACCTATGGAGAGACCACCACGCCACTGCTGGACAGAG GAGAGAAGCGAAACATGATTCCACTTAATGACCTCGGCTCTG AGGCTTACTCAACACTGGACCAGAGGGAGAGGAGACACACTCTCGACGACACGACAGACActttaccg AAAAACTGA